One Thalassotalea atypica DNA window includes the following coding sequences:
- the cysK gene encoding cysteine synthase A has product MSSIFQDNSTSIGQTPLVKLNRVTGGNVYAKIESRNPSASVKCRIGASMVWDAEEKGLLGEGKEIIEPTSGNTGIALAFVAAARGYPITLTMPNTMSLERRKLLSALGANLVLTEGAKGMKGAIDKAQEIRDSEPNKYVLLGQFDNPANPKIHEETTGPEIWKDTDGKIDVLVAGVGTGGTITGISRYIKLKEGKKITSVAVEPVDSPVISQTMAGSEIQPGPHKIQGIGAGFIPGNLDIEMVDAVEQVSNEDAMAMAHRLMQEEGILAGISSGAAVVAAKRIAEKPENADKNIVVILPSSAERYLTSPLFSESFSDKELVQ; this is encoded by the coding sequence ATGTCATCAATATTTCAAGATAACTCGACCTCAATTGGTCAAACTCCACTGGTAAAACTCAACCGCGTTACTGGTGGTAATGTATATGCCAAAATAGAGTCAAGAAACCCAAGTGCTAGCGTAAAATGCCGAATTGGTGCCAGCATGGTATGGGATGCAGAAGAAAAAGGATTATTAGGTGAAGGTAAGGAAATTATCGAGCCTACAAGTGGTAATACTGGAATCGCACTAGCATTTGTTGCTGCGGCGCGCGGTTACCCAATCACTTTAACCATGCCAAACACCATGAGCTTAGAGCGTCGCAAACTGCTTTCAGCACTGGGTGCTAATTTGGTTTTGACCGAAGGGGCAAAGGGCATGAAAGGCGCAATTGATAAAGCGCAGGAAATTCGTGACTCTGAGCCAAACAAATATGTACTTTTAGGACAATTTGATAATCCTGCAAACCCTAAAATCCACGAGGAAACTACGGGACCAGAGATTTGGAAAGACACTGACGGTAAAATCGATGTGCTGGTAGCCGGCGTAGGTACGGGCGGTACAATTACCGGTATTAGCCGTTACATTAAGCTAAAAGAAGGTAAGAAAATTACTTCTGTGGCGGTAGAGCCAGTTGATTCACCAGTCATTTCACAAACAATGGCGGGAAGCGAAATTCAGCCAGGACCACACAAAATTCAAGGCATTGGGGCAGGTTTTATTCCTGGCAACCTAGATATTGAAATGGTTGACGCTGTTGAACAGGTGTCTAATGAAGATGCCATGGCAATGGCACACCGATTAATGCAAGAAGAAGGCATTCTAGCGGGTATTTCTTCAGGCGCTGCGGTTGTTGCCGCTAAACGCATTGCAGAGAAACCAGAAAATGCAGACAAGAATATAGTCGTTATCTTACCTAGTTCGGCTGAGCGCTACTTGACTAGTCCATTATTTAGCGAAAGTTTTAGCGATAAAGAACTAGTACAGTAA
- a CDS encoding AAA family ATPase, giving the protein MSSFKGTSDYIASKELQLAVNAAISLERPLLIKGEPGTGKTMLAEELAASLGTELISWHIKSTTKAQQGLYEYDAVSRLRDSQLGDEKVKDIGNYIVKGKLWTAFAADKRPVLLIDEIDKADIEFPNDLLLELDKMEFFVYETQERVVAAQRPIVIITSNNEKELPDAFLRRCFFHYINFPDKDEMQSIVDVHFPNIKKELLDEALALFFDLREIPGLKKKPSTSELIDWLKLLLAEDIDPKVLHETKQARVIPPLHGALLKNEQDVHLFEKLAFMQRSGR; this is encoded by the coding sequence ATGTCTTCATTTAAGGGTACATCAGATTACATTGCATCAAAAGAACTACAGTTGGCCGTCAACGCAGCCATTAGCTTAGAGCGACCTTTGTTAATTAAAGGTGAGCCAGGCACGGGTAAAACGATGCTAGCGGAAGAATTGGCCGCAAGTTTAGGTACAGAGTTGATCAGCTGGCACATTAAGTCGACAACAAAAGCGCAGCAGGGGCTATACGAATATGACGCAGTTTCACGTCTGCGAGATAGTCAGTTAGGTGATGAAAAAGTTAAGGATATTGGCAATTATATTGTTAAAGGTAAATTATGGACGGCATTTGCTGCCGATAAGCGCCCAGTATTATTGATTGATGAAATAGATAAAGCAGACATCGAATTCCCTAATGATTTGCTTTTAGAGTTAGATAAAATGGAGTTTTTTGTCTATGAAACGCAAGAGCGTGTGGTAGCAGCCCAACGTCCTATTGTAATCATTACTTCAAATAATGAAAAAGAGCTACCTGACGCCTTTTTACGACGCTGTTTCTTCCACTACATTAACTTTCCTGATAAAGATGAAATGCAGTCAATTGTTGATGTGCATTTTCCAAACATCAAGAAAGAACTGCTTGATGAAGCGTTAGCACTGTTTTTTGATTTACGAGAAATTCCGGGTTTAAAGAAAAAGCCATCAACGTCAGAGCTCATTGATTGGTTAAAACTGTTACTTGCTGAAGATATAGATCCGAAAGTGTTACATGAAACGAAACAAGCACGAGTCATCCCACCATTGCATGGTGCTTTATTGAAAAATGAGCAAGACGTACATTTATTTGAAAAGCTTGCGTTTATGCAGCGTTCAGGCAGATAA
- a CDS encoding vWA domain-containing protein: MLIGFFLKVREYKVPCTIRELLDLIRALKHHVVFANIDEFYAVSRAILVKDESHFDKFDRAFADYFRGVESLDLDLSQIPEDWLRKQLEKSLTAEEKAQIEALGGLEKIMETLAERLKEQEKRHQGGNKWIGTGGTSPFGAYGYNPEGVRIGQKESRQRKAVKVWDKREYRNLDSQVEIGTRNIKVALRKLRQFARTGAGEELDLDDTIAATARNAGYLDIKMKPERHNAIKVLMFFDIGGSMDDHIKVCEQLFSAVHTEFKHLEFFYFHNCVYESVWKNNERRQSQKLDIYDVLHTYGRDYKVIFVGDATMGPYEITYPGGSVEHWNEEPGNIWMERILGHFDKCIWLNPQEFVHWNYYASINIMRQVVGDKMYPLTLSGLSDGIKELL; encoded by the coding sequence ATGCTAATTGGATTTTTCTTAAAAGTTCGCGAATATAAAGTGCCCTGCACAATTCGTGAATTACTCGATTTGATCAGAGCATTAAAGCATCATGTAGTGTTTGCCAATATTGATGAGTTTTATGCGGTAAGTCGCGCGATCTTGGTTAAAGATGAAAGTCATTTTGATAAATTTGATCGTGCTTTTGCTGATTACTTTAGGGGCGTGGAATCACTTGATTTAGATTTGAGCCAAATTCCTGAAGACTGGCTGAGAAAGCAGCTAGAGAAAAGCTTAACGGCTGAGGAAAAAGCACAGATTGAAGCCTTGGGCGGATTAGAAAAAATTATGGAGACTTTAGCTGAAAGGCTGAAGGAACAGGAAAAAAGGCATCAAGGCGGCAATAAGTGGATAGGAACAGGAGGTACTTCACCTTTTGGTGCGTATGGCTATAACCCAGAAGGTGTGCGTATAGGTCAAAAAGAATCCAGACAACGTAAAGCGGTTAAAGTGTGGGACAAGCGCGAATATCGTAACCTTGATAGCCAAGTGGAAATTGGTACGCGAAATATCAAAGTTGCGTTAAGAAAACTGCGGCAGTTTGCACGCACAGGGGCAGGTGAAGAGCTGGATCTAGATGATACTATTGCAGCAACAGCACGCAATGCTGGGTATCTTGACATTAAAATGAAGCCCGAACGACATAATGCCATTAAGGTATTAATGTTTTTTGATATTGGTGGTTCAATGGATGACCATATCAAAGTGTGTGAGCAGTTGTTTTCAGCCGTTCATACGGAATTCAAGCACTTAGAGTTTTTCTATTTTCACAATTGTGTGTATGAAAGTGTCTGGAAGAATAATGAACGTCGTCAAAGTCAAAAGCTAGACATCTATGACGTATTGCATACCTATGGTCGTGACTATAAAGTAATTTTTGTTGGTGACGCGACCATGGGGCCGTATGAAATTACTTATCCAGGTGGAAGTGTTGAACACTGGAATGAAGAGCCCGGTAATATATGGATGGAACGTATTTTAGGACATTTTGACAAATGCATTTGGCTCAATCCGCAAGAGTTTGTGCATTGGAATTATTATGCTTCGATCAACATTATGCGCCAAGTGGTGGGGGACAAAATGTACCCTTTGACGTTAAGTGGATTAAGTGACGGTATCAAAGAATTGTTATAG
- a CDS encoding RDD family protein has protein sequence MDNHLAPTSDQKASGEAQSSHLLSREETREILTPFAFEIDKSLFGFPLASPYKRGFALLVDLLAIAILSGAPGELLAIVLAITFFRLGSRKRAQAMGKVKGSKRRVVARFIGAFIVFIMLVDFLPSMFNNDIFNGSSTESPGINGVLGSEDGIAIAPSELGLASTIILSKTVIELTQSMSESDCQDTDCWQRKITPTLTQQPFISVELTPEFAENAIKEIVDETELPQEQQTKLASYLINRYQEARAEVLTTSGNLSRGTKALEKDGIAQINSKISESKTPKNKEGYNEGKAYFNKVPPTDEQESTKSDKPIYSIMEYVKGIIEDLGLGFGWAAFYFTVLTSIWKGQTLGKKMFSIKVLQLDGTPLSLWDSFGRYGGYGAGIATGLLGFAQIFWDPNRQAIHDKISATVVVDAVSTTGMNYTNNDES, from the coding sequence ATGGATAACCATTTAGCCCCTACATCCGATCAAAAAGCGTCAGGAGAAGCGCAGTCTTCACATCTGTTGTCGCGAGAAGAAACCCGTGAAATATTAACTCCATTTGCCTTTGAAATAGATAAGTCGTTGTTTGGTTTTCCTCTAGCATCACCTTATAAAAGAGGCTTTGCACTGCTTGTTGATTTATTGGCTATTGCGATACTCAGTGGCGCACCTGGCGAGTTATTGGCGATAGTCTTAGCTATCACTTTTTTTCGATTGGGGAGTCGTAAAAGAGCCCAAGCGATGGGGAAAGTCAAAGGCAGTAAAAGGCGAGTTGTGGCCCGTTTTATTGGCGCCTTTATTGTGTTTATTATGTTAGTTGATTTTTTACCCTCTATGTTTAACAACGATATTTTCAATGGCTCGTCGACGGAAAGTCCTGGAATCAATGGTGTTTTAGGCAGTGAGGACGGCATTGCTATTGCGCCAAGCGAACTGGGCTTGGCTTCGACCATTATTCTAAGTAAAACTGTTATCGAATTGACGCAATCGATGAGCGAGAGTGACTGTCAGGACACGGATTGTTGGCAGAGGAAAATTACCCCAACACTTACACAACAACCTTTTATCTCAGTAGAATTGACACCTGAATTTGCTGAAAATGCAATCAAAGAAATTGTTGATGAAACGGAGTTACCACAAGAGCAGCAAACCAAATTGGCTAGCTATCTTATCAATCGTTATCAAGAGGCAAGAGCTGAAGTCTTAACAACATCGGGGAATTTATCAAGGGGTACAAAGGCATTAGAAAAAGATGGTATTGCTCAAATCAATAGTAAAATATCAGAAAGCAAAACTCCGAAAAACAAGGAAGGTTATAACGAAGGCAAAGCTTATTTTAACAAAGTGCCTCCTACAGATGAGCAAGAATCAACAAAAAGTGACAAACCAATTTATTCGATAATGGAATACGTGAAAGGAATAATAGAAGATTTGGGCTTGGGTTTTGGTTGGGCAGCATTTTATTTTACCGTACTAACGTCGATTTGGAAGGGACAGACACTTGGTAAAAAAATGTTTTCTATCAAAGTTTTACAATTGGATGGGACGCCATTATCACTGTGGGACTCTTTTGGGCGATATGGTGGTTATGGGGCTGGTATTGCTACAGGGCTATTGGGCTTTGCTCAGATATTTTGGGATCCAAATCGTCAAGCGATCCACGACAAAATATCAGCAACTGTTGTGGTTGATGCCGTCTCAACAACAGGCATGAATTATACTAACAATGATGAAAGCTAA